The following nucleotide sequence is from Peribacillus sp. ACCC06369.
AAATGTATGAGCTGCAGGCTGGGCCGCATAAAGGGATGGCCGGTTGAAATACAATTGAATAAGTAAGGATAATCAAGATTAAACTATTAATGAAGGTGCCGTAATTGGCACCTTCAAGCACAATGCTTGATAATAGTAATCATTACGCTTAACATATACCTATACTAACGATGAGGTGATAATAGTGAAACAAGAAATACATCCCGATTATCGACAAGTAGTATTCATGGATACCAACAGCGGTTATAAATTCTTGACAGGTTCCACGAAAACATCCAATGAAACGATCGAATGGGAAGACGGCCAAACGTATCCATTATTAAAAGTGGAGATCAGTTCAGATACGCACCCTTTTTATACTGGAAAGCAGAAGTTTGCTGAAAAAGGCGGACGAGTGGATCGCTTCCTGGATAAATATAATATGAAGAAATGAGAGTAAGGCCGTCGGGAAATCGTTGGCCTTTTTTTATGGATGGGTTTAACAAGAATTAAAATGATGCAAACAAAAAGGGTGCCCATAAATATGGGGCACCCATCCTTTTTTCATTTCGCAGCAATTGCTTCGCCTTTTGCAATATTTACAAGGGCCGCATCGAAGTCCTTGATTAAATCGTCCGGATTTTCAAGTCCGACAGAGAGACGAAGCAAGCTGTTCGTGATGCCCCGCTTTTCCCTTTCATCAGCAGGCATGGCAGCGTGGGACATTTTGGCCGGGTAGGATAATATCGATTCGACAGCTCCAAGGCTTACGGCAAAAACAGGAAGCTCGACAGAGTTCACGAAAGAGCGGAAGACTTCTTCGCTTTCCAATTCAAATGATAGGACCGCCCCGGCTCCAAGTGACTGGCCTTCCTGGATGGCGTGCTGTGGATGATCTGCTAGGCCGGGATAATACACTTTTTTAACCAAGGGCTGCTTCTTTAAGTAGGCGGCAATCTTTTCTGCCCCTTTTTGGGAGTGCTCCATTCTAACGGACAAGGTCTTCAGACCTCTCATTACTAGCCAGGCGTCCTGGACACCAAGAACCGCTCCAAAGGAGTTTTGGAGGGAACCGAGTCTTACTGCCAATTCAGGATCTTTCACTACAGCAAGTCCAGCTACCACATCACTATGTCCGGATAAAAACTTCGTCGCGCTATGAAGGACAACATCAGCGCCCAGATTCAGTGGTTTCTGTAATGCTGGCGTCAAGAATGTATTATCAACAAAACTTAAGGCCCCGGCTGTTTTTGCGATATCACATACGGCTTTAATATCGGTCACTTTAAGTAATGGATTTGAAGGCGTTTCGATGTATATGGCACTCGTATTTGGCTTAATGGCCGCTTTGACGCTTTCAAGGTCCGTCATGTCAACGAAAGTATGCTCAATATTGAAACGTGTCAAAACACTTGTGACCATCCTGAACGTTCCGCCATACACATCTTCGGAAATGACGATATGGTCTCCGGCAGACAACAGTAGGAAAGCTGTTGAAATGGCTGCCATACCTGATGAAAAGGCAAAACCGTGTGTACCTTCCTCAAGTTCGGCAATGATATCTTCCAGCGCTTCGCGAGTTGGGTTCCCGCTTCTGCTGTAATCATATTTACCGAATTGATCGATATCGGATTGATGGAAAGTGGAAGCGTGCTGAATGGGGACGCTCACACCGCCTGTTGCCGAATCGAATTTATGTTGATTATGGAGTAATTTGGTTTCAAAGCTAAAATCATGATCGGTCATCGTAGTGCCTCCCTTTTTACGTGTGCGAATGCTTGCTGTAAATCCTGAATCAAATCGTCGCTGTCCTCAATGCCGACAGAGAAGCGAAGCAGGCGATTACAAACCCCATTGGCCGTTCTGACTTCAAGCGGTATATCGGCATGTGTTTGTGTAGCAGGATAGGTGATGAAGCTTTCGACCCCTCCAAGGCTTTCTGCAAACGAAATTAATGAGAGTGATTGTAAAAATGGGTTGACCGCCGCTTCTTCAATGATGCGGAAGGAAATCATGCCGCCCCTACCGGGATACAATACGTCCGTAACACAATCATGTTCCGACAAGTAATCTACAAGTACCTTTGCATTCTTTTCATGACGCTCCATCCGCAATGCCAGGGTTTTCATTCCGCGCATCAACAGCCAAGAATCAAAGGGGCTCAAGACAGCACCAGTACCATTATGATGGAAGGCAAGTGCATCACATAATTCCGCGCCGCTGGCCACGATCAGTCCGGCGAGCACATCATTATGACCACCGAGATACTTGGTAGCACTGTGAATCACAATATCCGCTCCAAGCAGGATGGGTTGTTGAATAAGAGGCGTGTAAAAAGTATTATCAACGATTAACAATAAATCAAATCGTTTGGCCAATGCGGCAACGGCGCTAATATCCGTTTGCTGCATAAGAGGGTTAGTGGGAGTTTCAATGAAGATGGCTTTCGTGTGAGGAGTGATGGCTTTTTCGATATCCTCCAAACAACAAGTGTTCACATAGTCACACTGCAACCCCCATTTCTTAAAACCTTGTTCTAACAGACGATATGTACCCCCATAAAGATCTTCGCTGACAATCCATGCATCACCTGATTTAAATAAGGCCAGTATAGTAGAAATGGCTGCCATTCCTGAACTGCAGGCATATCCTTGGTCGCCTTTTTCCAGATCGGCGATGGATCGTTCCAATAGTTGGCGTGTAGGATTACCTGTCCTTGTGTAATCGAATCCAGTCGATTGACCGATTCCTTCGTGGCGAAAAGCAGTTGAAAAGTATACCGGCGGATTGACTGTTCCTGTCGCCGTTTCGCTGCGATTTCCTAATTGAGCAAGATATGTTTCAGTTTTGTACATAGTTTTCACTGCTCCTTTGAGTTATATAAAATAAAAAAAGTCTTCTTTAAGAAGAAGACTTTGATTAAGTAGGGACGAGTCATTCTTCTTATCTTCCAAGTTCACAAACTTGTGGAATTAGCACCTTTTCATTGGTTTGAAACAAATGAAGGTTGCTGAGGTGTCATCGGGCCATTCCCTATACCTCTCTCGATAAGAGTTTAGATTATTCAATTTCTTTTGAATTTACTATAAATACAAAATACTGTCAAGAACAAGTTTGATGGATTTTGCTTCGATGTTCATGACTAGGTCTATTGGAGCCTAGCGGTGTCAACACTTTACGTGTCTAAAAAAGAATATCCGGAATTTTCATGTGGTCAAGGATAATCCTGAATGATCCTGTTGAATTAATTGAATTTTTCAGAAAAAGGGGAGGCTTGGCCGGATATTTTTGCTTTAAAATAATAAAGTTTGTACAATGTAAGGAGAGAGAATAATACGACATTATTCATTTCATATACTTAAGGTCTTCGATGAATAGTGCAAACATAGGAGGAGAACACATGGATTACAGAATCGAACGAGATACGATGGGTGAAGTGAAAGTTCCTGCCGATAAATATTGGGGAGCACAGACCGAGAGAAGCCGTAACAATTTCAAAATTGGTAATGAAAAAATGCCGATTGAATTGGTTCGTGCATTTGCATACGTTAAACAAGCTGCGGCAAAGGTGAACTATGATCTCGGTGATCTTTCGGAAGTTAAAAAGAATGCCATCGTTAAGATTTGCGGCGAAATCCTTGAAGGTACGCTTGATGAACATTTCCCGCTTGTAGTTTGGCAAACGGGAAGCGGGACGCAAAGTAATATGAACGTGAATGAAGTGGTCGCTAACAAAGGGAATGAATGGTTAAAAGAAAATGGTGAATCGGAAACACTTCACCCGAATGATGATGTAAACAAGGCACAAAGCTCCAATGATACTTTCCCGACCGCCATGCATATTGCAGCCTTTATGGAGGTCGCTGAAAAGTTGGTTCCTGCCATCAAAGAACTTCGTGATACATTCGATTCAAAAGAAAAAGAGTTTTGGGATGTCGTGAAGATTGGCCGGACGCATCTTCAAGATGCAACACCACTGACATTAGGACAAGAAATTTCTGGCTGGAAAGCGATGCTTGATAAAGATTTAGCGATGATTGAGGAAAGCAGCCAAAAATTATTGAACCTGGCTCTAGGCGGAACGGCTGTAGGAACAGGAATCAATACAAAAAAAGAATTCCCGGGACTTTCAGCAAAACAAATTGCAGCGGATACAGGACATCCTTTCGTCACATCGGATAATAAGTTCCATGCATTGACAAGCCATAACGAAATCGTTTATGCACACGGTGCTTTGAAAGCATTGGCAGCAGATTTAATGAAAATTGCGAACGATGTCAGATGGCTGGCAAGTGGCCCTAGAAGCGGAATCGGCGAAATAGCCATTCCTGAAAATGAGCCAGGCAGTTCCATCATGCCGGGTAAAGTCAATCCAACACAGAGTGAAGCGCTTACCATGATTGCGACACAAAT
It contains:
- a CDS encoding type B 50S ribosomal protein L31; this translates as MKQEIHPDYRQVVFMDTNSGYKFLTGSTKTSNETIEWEDGQTYPLLKVEISSDTHPFYTGKQKFAEKGGRVDRFLDKYNMKK
- the metC gene encoding cystathionine beta-lyase; translation: MTDHDFSFETKLLHNQHKFDSATGGVSVPIQHASTFHQSDIDQFGKYDYSRSGNPTREALEDIIAELEEGTHGFAFSSGMAAISTAFLLLSAGDHIVISEDVYGGTFRMVTSVLTRFNIEHTFVDMTDLESVKAAIKPNTSAIYIETPSNPLLKVTDIKAVCDIAKTAGALSFVDNTFLTPALQKPLNLGADVVLHSATKFLSGHSDVVAGLAVVKDPELAVRLGSLQNSFGAVLGVQDAWLVMRGLKTLSVRMEHSQKGAEKIAAYLKKQPLVKKVYYPGLADHPQHAIQEGQSLGAGAVLSFELESEEVFRSFVNSVELPVFAVSLGAVESILSYPAKMSHAAMPADEREKRGITNSLLRLSVGLENPDDLIKDFDAALVNIAKGEAIAAK
- a CDS encoding methionine biosynthesis PLP-dependent protein — its product is MYKTETYLAQLGNRSETATGTVNPPVYFSTAFRHEGIGQSTGFDYTRTGNPTRQLLERSIADLEKGDQGYACSSGMAAISTILALFKSGDAWIVSEDLYGGTYRLLEQGFKKWGLQCDYVNTCCLEDIEKAITPHTKAIFIETPTNPLMQQTDISAVAALAKRFDLLLIVDNTFYTPLIQQPILLGADIVIHSATKYLGGHNDVLAGLIVASGAELCDALAFHHNGTGAVLSPFDSWLLMRGMKTLALRMERHEKNAKVLVDYLSEHDCVTDVLYPGRGGMISFRIIEEAAVNPFLQSLSLISFAESLGGVESFITYPATQTHADIPLEVRTANGVCNRLLRFSVGIEDSDDLIQDLQQAFAHVKREALR
- the fumC gene encoding class II fumarate hydratase, yielding MDYRIERDTMGEVKVPADKYWGAQTERSRNNFKIGNEKMPIELVRAFAYVKQAAAKVNYDLGDLSEVKKNAIVKICGEILEGTLDEHFPLVVWQTGSGTQSNMNVNEVVANKGNEWLKENGESETLHPNDDVNKAQSSNDTFPTAMHIAAFMEVAEKLVPAIKELRDTFDSKEKEFWDVVKIGRTHLQDATPLTLGQEISGWKAMLDKDLAMIEESSQKLLNLALGGTAVGTGINTKKEFPGLSAKQIAADTGHPFVTSDNKFHALTSHNEIVYAHGALKALAADLMKIANDVRWLASGPRSGIGEIAIPENEPGSSIMPGKVNPTQSEALTMIATQIVGNDATIGFAASQGNFELNVFKPVIIYNFLQTVKLLTEGIHSFNINCAVGITANEDKIKENVDRSLMLVTALNPHIGYEKAAKIAKTAFKDNSTLKEAALKLEFLTEDEFKAWVDPANMVNK